The sequence CAAATCTATCTAGACGATAAATCATCATTGGATTCATTTCTGGCATGTAGGTCTTTGTAGTTTTATGGATATACCTTGCCAATTGACGGGAGATTCCATCCACTTCACCACCATAAAACCGTCGTGCTCTTCTTTCATCCTCGGTCTCTGTTGGAGGCACAGGTTCTGAAAAAATTCTAAAATCCCTGTTACTGATCACACCATCAATTCCGGTTATGTTCCCTATCATATCATTGTTGATGATTCCAACAATATCCCAACCTTGTTCTTTGGCATAAGCAGCTAATCCTTTCCCACCAAAAAGACCTTGTTCTTCACCAGATAGCCCTACATAAATGATACTGCTTTCAAACTTATATTTGGATAATACCCTAGCGGCCTCAATGGTTCCAGCCATACCGCTTGCATTATCATTGGCCCCAGGAGATTCGGAAGTAAAATTGTTCGGGTCGCTCACCCTGGAATCAATATCTCCGCTCATAATAATAAAGCGGTTTGGATATTTTGTTCCCCTTTGAACGGCAACGACATTAACTACCCATACATCTTTTACAATACGTTGGCCGTCTCCTTTTTTTACCAAATCTTTTTGATAAAAAACATTCAAACAATTATTGCAATCTGCAGAAGTCTTCTCAAATTCGGATTTTATCCAACGTCTTGCTGCTCCTATGCCTTTTGTTTGTGAAACTGTATCGCTCAAAGTATGACGGGTTCCGAAGTTAACCAAGGCGGTAACATCTTTTTCAATGCGTTCAGCGGAGACTGCATTAATAATATCATACAAACGAGTATCCGTTTGGGCCCAAAAAGTTGAAATACTAAATAATACTGTTGCAAATGTATAAAGTTTCCTCATTTTTAAATTTTAATTACCAATAAGCTCAATAAAAGTTCCATCTGGATCTTGAACTAGGATGAAACTTTTGCCATTTGCCAATGTAATAGGTGTTTCTCCTAACAATTTTATGTTATTTGCTTTTAAACGATTGAGTACATCATCCGTGGATTTATAAAATAGCGTAATGTATCTCATTCCATTTCGTTCTTGGATATGTGTTTCAGAT is a genomic window of Flagellimonas sp. CMM7 containing:
- a CDS encoding M28 family peptidase produces the protein MRKLYTFATVLFSISTFWAQTDTRLYDIINAVSAERIEKDVTALVNFGTRHTLSDTVSQTKGIGAARRWIKSEFEKTSADCNNCLNVFYQKDLVKKGDGQRIVKDVWVVNVVAVQRGTKYPNRFIIMSGDIDSRVSDPNNFTSESPGANDNASGMAGTIEAARVLSKYKFESSIIYVGLSGEEQGLFGGKGLAAYAKEQGWDIVGIINNDMIGNITGIDGVISNRDFRIFSEPVPPTETEDERRARRFYGGEVDGISRQLARYIHKTTKTYMPEMNPMMIYRLDRFGRGGHHRPFNDAGFAGVRIMEAHENYTQQHQDIRVEGGIAYGDVLEHVNFEYAKKLTAVNAINLASIAWAPPAPSIVEIGGIVEPSAKLKWNKIDGAVGYKIYWRDTTSPTWDNHKYVGDVTEHTLKGIVIDNFFFGVAAIGKDGHESLVVFPNKIFR